GCAATCAAATTTGTCAGCGTGATAAATCGGCAGTTCATCAGAAATCTGGCTGCAAAGCACCCGATTCGAGGGGCGCGGTAGAGAACAACACCGGGCTTATGGCGTGCGAGCAATTCAAGACTGATGGACCCGCTGACCATGAGGCAGCAATCAGCCGACTGAATCACTTCGGAGGTGCTGCCAGCAACGAATTCGACGTTCAGGTTGAGACCGGATTCGGCCAGCAGACCTGCACACTGATGCATGTGGACTTCTTTGTAGTTGCCGACAATCCAGCGAATCCCTGACACGCGTTGTGCGACTGCATGCATCGTTCTCAGCATGACTGGCCAGTTTTTCTGCACTTCGTGGTCTCGTGAACCTGGCAAAACAGCAACAACGCGGTCATGCGATGAAGGGGGCCTGAGAGCCATCATTGCCGCGGAATTCAGAGAGTGGGCTGCCACTTCATCGAAGAAGGGATGCCCGACCCAGGTCGCTGGAATCCCTCGCTGTTTGTACCATTCGAACTCAAAGGGGAGAGAACAGATCACATGGTCAACCCATTTCCTGACCCTGCGAATTCGCCATGGCGCCCAGGCCCAGAGCTGCGGTGGAAGGTAGTAAAACACGGGAATACCACGTGATTTTGCGGCTCTGGCAATCCACCAGTTGAACCCGGGGAAATCGACCAGCACCACCGCATCGGGAGGGTTGGTGTCAAAGTGGGCTTCTGCCTGCTTGACGAGTTTCCGAAACTGAGCCAGCAATGGTACGACCCGCAGGAAGCCCATGACTGCGAGCTCCGTCAGTTCAAACAACAAACGGCAACCCTGTTCCCGCATCGCGGGGCCGCCAAGCCCTTCAAATTCAGCGCCGGGACAAAGCCGCCGCA
This region of Planctomycetaceae bacterium genomic DNA includes:
- the lpxB gene encoding lipid-A-disaccharide synthase; amino-acid sequence: MRIFFSAGEPSGDQHTAILISELRRLCPGAEFEGLGGPAMREQGCRLLFELTELAVMGFLRVVPLLAQFRKLVKQAEAHFDTNPPDAVVLVDFPGFNWWIARAAKSRGIPVFYYLPPQLWAWAPWRIRRVRKWVDHVICSLPFEFEWYKQRGIPATWVGHPFFDEVAAHSLNSAAMMALRPPSSHDRVVAVLPGSRDHEVQKNWPVMLRTMHAVAQRVSGIRWIVGNYKEVHMHQCAGLLAESGLNLNVEFVAGSTSEVIQSADCCLMVSGSISLELLARHKPGVVLYRAPRIGCFAARFLMNCRFITLTNLIAGKEVMPEYISSGDPSGDIQSMASHLVEWLSDEQTLKRRISELQKLADSAAQTGATGRAARLIFSQLAEGKDSLPAAA